From the genome of Solanum lycopersicum chromosome 7, SLM_r2.1:
AGCATGTGAATAAGATGGAGATAACTCAAGAGCATAGTGTTGTAAAATCATTGCTAGTGCCATCTTTGCCTCTAACATAGCAAAATTTTGTCCAATGCATATTCTTGGTCCCCAACTAAATGGAAAATATGCAAATTTACCTTTTGTTGCTTTATTAACTCCTTCACTAAACCTCATTGGATTGAACTCTTTTGCATCATCACCCCATATTTCATTATCATGTTGCAAATAAATTGTTGGCAACAATAGTAACATCCCAGCAGGCAATGACAAGTGCCCTAATTTTGTCTCTTTTTGTACTCTTCTACCAATCATAATTCCTGGTGGATATAACCTTAGAACCTCATTGAATATCATTGTTACCTGTTGAAAGAAATAAGTagtgaaaaatattgaaaattacaACATGTTTGGTACGACAGAAGTCATTCACAAGATACGTTACCCTAAGAAGGTGTAACATACAACATATAGGTCACGTCTTCATTCGAAAAGTTAGGTTTAATGATACTGTCAAAACTCATGATTacctttattttgatataaaagcGTCTTGACTTTTGTCATACCAAACATCAATAAAATGACTTTTATCGTACCAAACACACAGATAGAATATTTGGATAACAAGAATGTATACTTACAACTTTCAATTGATTCAACATGTCATAGTTAGGCTTGTTACTTCCAAATACTTGATGAACTTCTTGTCTAGCTTTTTCTTGCCAATCCAAATGTTTACTCAACAAAATCAAAGTCCAAACAAGTAATACTGAAGTAGTTTCTTGAccagcaaaataaaataatttgcaTTCTTCAATCACTTCATCAATTGTCATTCCAAAATTCTTGTTTTCATGatgaatttgtatttctttGAAATTTGATTCCAATAATATACCTAATAAATCATCTTTTGTAGCTTCACcttctttcatttcctttattCTATTGTTGATAATTCCCAACACTAATGATCTTACTTCATTTGCTATTTGCTTTATCCTCTTGTTCCTTTTTGTTGGCACAAACCTATTGTTCCATATCAATAACAAGAGTTAATAGTATAACAATAAAATTCAGATTCGCGCTGGGAAGTCCCACATTGGGAGTAAAGTGTTTCCTAACAAAGACGAATCTGTATCCAAGGGTACTCGAACTCGAAACCTCTGATTAAATATGAAGGACTACTTACCATTCCACCACAAATCGTGGAtggatgtgtatatatatactttttatatgaCAAAATATAGTTTTTACGACTTTATTATGACCTTTGTATAAAATTCAGTTACTTTAATTTGACAAAAGATATATCGACGCGTATAATTTGTAAATGGAATTTACCTCCATCCAGGGATGTATATCCACCTTGCTGCTTGTATAATTAAATCAGCTTGTTCTTTTTGTAGCTCAAATATTTGCCTTCCTTCTTCATAATTACTACCAAATGCTGTTCTTGAAATTGCATCACTTGTCAAAGTTTGCAAAAATGGCCACACGTCTATCTCTGATCCCTTTGATGAAACTATATTGTCCAATTTGTTGATCATGTCACAACAACTCAAGTAGAATGATGGTAGCATGTgctatatatacacaaaaataataataattaatcatagttaagaaaaaaaaaagcgaTTCAAGATGTGTGGAATTGTAATCACTCAGTTAATTGACTATCTCAATTTTCATCTTATTGACGAGGGTTTGACTCCCCACCCCGCTTTATTTTCCCATTTCACTACCCCcgatgtaattttaaaaaaaagtgatctAGGATGACCCTTAGAGGTCATAACAGGGTCGTAAGTACCTCTCTATGCTTGATTAAAGGTTTCGAATTGACGAGTTTAAGAAAAGTGGATCCATGAGTTGTGAAtcataattctttttgtttaCCTGAGTCTgaacaaattattaaaaaaaattccacacGAATCGAAATTGCAATTTAGAAAGACCAAAAAGGGAAACTTCCCTTCTAACTTTACATAAGCAAATACCCTAGTCAAAGAAGTATGACCATAATCCGTTCGATCATACAATAAATATCTGACAccgaatgaaaaaaataaatgaaattgcTTACCCTAGTCAAAGAAGTATGACCATAATCCGTTCGACCATACAATAAATATCAGATaacgaataaaaaaaataaatgaattgcTTACCCTAGTCAAAGAAGTATGACCATAATCCGTTCGACCATACAATAAATATCACATAccgaatgaaaaaaaattaaatgaattagaTATTAAAAGTACCTTCAACTTGTCAAGGTGAAATGCAGGGTTGATAATTCTTCTATGCTTAGCCCATTTGTCTGTTTCATAACTTGCTAGCCCTTGTGCTAGTAACTTAGTGATTGGATTGCCTTGAATTTTTTGgtaaatataactttttgataaaatttccCTTACAAATTCAGGCTCAGAGATCAACATTGTTGGTTTTGGACCCAACCATGTATAACAATTCTTACCtacaaaaaatacataataattttgaaaactaCATATATCGTCAG
Proteins encoded in this window:
- the LOC101255604 gene encoding cytochrome P450 CYP72A219, whose translation is MVQINIKIAISFVIVIIFLRWIWKFLDWVWIHPKKLEKRLKLEGLKGSSYKFLLGDMKEINSMVEEAKSKPINFTNDYISRVFPHFNKLMMQYGKNCYTWLGPKPTMLISEPEFVREILSKSYIYQKIQGNPITKLLAQGLASYETDKWAKHRRIINPAFHLDKLKHMLPSFYLSCCDMINKLDNIVSSKGSEIDVWPFLQTLTSDAISRTAFGSNYEEGRQIFELQKEQADLIIQAARWIYIPGWRFVPTKRNKRIKQIANEVRSLVLGIINNRIKEMKEGEATKDDLLGILLESNFKEIQIHHENKNFGMTIDEVIEECKLFYFAGQETTSVLLVWTLILLSKHLDWQEKARQEVHQVFGSNKPNYDMLNQLKVVTMIFNEVLRLYPPGIMIGRRVQKETKLGHLSLPAGMLLLLPTIYLQHDNEIWGDDAKEFNPMRFSEGVNKATKGKFAYFPFSWGPRICIGQNFAMLEAKMALAMILQHYALELSPSYSHAPHTIITLQPQHGAPLILRKL